One Candidatus Sulfurimonas baltica DNA segment encodes these proteins:
- a CDS encoding bifunctional riboflavin kinase/FAD synthetase, whose product MKNSTAIAIGGFDGMHIGHQHLFAELGDKGTVVVIETGYANLTPKSERENFSQYPILYIELEDIRHLSGEEFIGFLNDKFPQLEKIVVGYDFHFGKNRKYSFDDLKTLFAGDVKVVDEVTLNGDSVHSHKIRQKVSIGDIKGANAFLGHNYTIKGKIVKGQGIGKKELVATINIEAEGFLTPKEGVYATLTRIDDEEHYHPSVSFVGHRVTTDGSFAIESHILDGEVTCSNKARISFVSFIRDNKKFESLDELKKAINKDILVASKELKFLQL is encoded by the coding sequence ATGAAAAATAGCACCGCTATTGCTATCGGTGGATTTGATGGGATGCATATAGGTCATCAGCACCTTTTTGCGGAGCTTGGCGATAAAGGGACTGTTGTTGTAATAGAGACGGGTTATGCCAACCTTACTCCAAAGTCAGAGCGTGAAAACTTTTCTCAGTACCCTATTTTATATATTGAGCTAGAGGATATCCGCCATTTGAGCGGTGAAGAGTTTATAGGTTTTTTGAATGATAAATTTCCTCAATTGGAAAAAATAGTTGTCGGGTATGATTTTCACTTTGGGAAAAACAGAAAATACTCTTTTGATGATTTGAAAACACTTTTTGCAGGAGATGTTAAAGTCGTTGATGAGGTGACTTTAAATGGGGACTCTGTTCATTCACATAAAATCAGACAAAAAGTAAGTATAGGCGATATAAAAGGTGCTAATGCATTTTTAGGGCATAATTACACTATTAAAGGTAAAATAGTTAAAGGTCAAGGCATTGGAAAAAAAGAGTTGGTAGCGACTATAAATATAGAAGCAGAAGGTTTTCTTACTCCAAAAGAGGGAGTTTATGCTACTCTTACTAGAATAGATGATGAAGAACATTATCATCCATCAGTATCATTTGTGGGGCACCGCGTAACTACAGATGGAAGTTTTGCTATTGAGTCTCATATACTTGACGGCGAAGTTACATGTAGCAACAAAGCAAGAATTAGTTTTGTCTCTTTTATAAGAGATAACAAAAAGTTTGAGTCACTTGATGAGCTCAAAAAAGCGATAAACAAAGATATACTTGTCGCTTCAAAAGAATTAAAGTTTTTGCAATTATGA
- the ligA gene encoding NAD-dependent DNA ligase LigA, giving the protein MNLQEYKEAVEKLNLYSYHYYVLDDPITTDEVYDKLYHEVVEYEQNNKDDILKKSPTMRVGDAVRDGFTKAPHLTRMWSLEDVFDADGLQKWLTKTYKLDKKISFYCEPKFDGASLNLIYENGELTQAITRGDGEIGELITQNVKTIKTVPLTIEYEERIEIRGEVVIFKEEFEKINEARMREGEAVFANPRNAAAGSLRQLDSAVTASRNLVFLPYGVGENALEHKLLSDKMEFIYSLGFRKPPQSSTCKDFAEIEEIYEVMKRDRDSYSMMLDGMVVKVNEIASQIDMGYTVKNPRFSVAYKFPAVEKITTVKEIVLQVGRTGAVTPVAIVEPTDIDGVVVERATLHNFDEIDRKDIRLNDKVIILRSGDVIPKIIKVLTHERDGSEVKYERPQSCPVCSSELLDEGVLLKCQNLTCEARVINSIIYFASKPCLNIDGLGNKIVEALFNSGLVKSVVDLFDLTLDKLLELEGFKEKKSQNLLNSLENAKGSEYWRFLNSLGIEHVGEVASKTLSEKFGSNFLHVSKEEIIACDGIGEEMAESVLEFVRVNKETILKLQDILKPLEPVQKEEAKENPFKGKTAVLTGTMSESRGDIKDMLENLGAKVSGSVSKKTDFLIYGEDAGSKYDKAISLHVECITEDEMRKKISGSV; this is encoded by the coding sequence ATGAATTTACAAGAGTATAAAGAAGCAGTAGAGAAACTTAACCTCTACTCATACCACTACTATGTCTTAGATGACCCGATTACAACTGATGAGGTTTACGATAAGCTCTATCATGAAGTTGTCGAGTATGAACAAAATAATAAAGATGATATTTTAAAAAAATCACCTACCATGAGAGTCGGTGACGCAGTTAGAGATGGTTTTACAAAGGCTCCGCATCTCACTCGTATGTGGAGTTTAGAAGATGTTTTTGATGCAGATGGCTTGCAAAAGTGGCTTACTAAAACATACAAACTAGATAAAAAAATCTCATTTTATTGTGAACCTAAATTTGACGGTGCATCTCTAAATCTCATTTATGAAAACGGTGAACTTACTCAGGCAATTACACGCGGTGATGGAGAAATTGGTGAGCTAATTACCCAAAATGTCAAAACAATAAAAACTGTTCCTCTTACTATAGAGTATGAAGAGCGTATTGAGATTCGCGGCGAGGTTGTTATATTTAAAGAAGAGTTTGAAAAGATAAACGAAGCAAGAATGAGAGAGGGTGAAGCTGTTTTTGCAAACCCTAGAAATGCGGCTGCTGGAAGTTTACGACAACTTGACTCTGCTGTAACTGCTTCAAGAAATTTGGTCTTTTTGCCATATGGTGTCGGAGAGAACGCACTAGAACATAAACTGCTAAGTGACAAGATGGAGTTTATTTACTCTTTAGGGTTTAGAAAGCCGCCGCAGAGTTCTACATGTAAAGATTTTGCCGAGATAGAAGAGATATATGAAGTTATGAAGAGAGACCGAGATAGTTACTCTATGATGCTTGATGGAATGGTTGTTAAAGTTAATGAAATAGCTTCTCAAATAGATATGGGTTACACTGTTAAAAATCCACGTTTTTCTGTTGCATATAAATTTCCGGCAGTTGAGAAGATAACTACTGTTAAAGAGATAGTTTTACAAGTTGGAAGAACTGGTGCTGTAACTCCAGTGGCAATAGTCGAACCTACCGATATAGACGGAGTAGTAGTGGAGCGTGCGACTCTACATAACTTCGATGAGATAGATAGAAAAGATATAAGACTTAATGACAAAGTTATCATCCTAAGAAGCGGGGATGTTATTCCTAAGATTATTAAAGTTTTAACCCATGAGCGTGATGGAAGCGAAGTAAAATACGAAAGACCGCAAAGTTGTCCAGTTTGTAGTAGCGAACTCTTGGATGAGGGGGTTTTGCTTAAATGCCAAAATCTTACATGTGAAGCTAGAGTTATAAACTCCATAATATACTTTGCTTCAAAACCGTGTCTAAATATAGATGGACTTGGAAACAAGATAGTTGAGGCTCTTTTTAACTCAGGTCTTGTGAAAAGCGTTGTTGATTTATTTGATTTAACACTAGATAAGCTCTTGGAACTTGAAGGTTTTAAAGAGAAAAAATCTCAAAATCTTCTCAACTCATTAGAAAATGCAAAAGGTTCTGAATATTGGCGTTTTTTAAACTCACTTGGGATTGAACATGTGGGGGAGGTTGCATCTAAAACTTTGAGTGAAAAGTTTGGCAGTAACTTCTTACATGTAAGCAAGGAAGAGATAATCGCTTGTGATGGAATAGGCGAAGAGATGGCTGAGTCTGTTTTGGAGTTTGTAAGAGTAAATAAAGAGACGATTTTAAAATTACAAGATATTTTAAAGCCATTGGAACCTGTGCAAAAAGAAGAAGCAAAAGAGAACCCTTTTAAAGGTAAAACGGCAGTTCTAACTGGAACTATGAGTGAGTCACGCGGTGATATAAAAGATATGTTGGAAAATCTTGGTGCAAAAGTCTCAGGAAGTGTTTCTAAAAAGACAGACTTCTTGATTTACGGCGAGGATGCCGGAAGTAAATATGACAAAGCTATATCTCTACATGTAGAGTGTATAACAGAAGATGAGATGAGAAAAAAAATAAGTGGGAGTGTTTAA
- a CDS encoding GspE/PulE family protein has protein sequence MLKLEPLHNVKLDIYEPLELDTDLSVKNYLLFSEVDNEVCALICERYLVEASNYYTKLQNKYPIKMLDEDSYDRLYNRFLELRTDKAIETMREDSSEEGEDADISLTDFLRTSSDILTSEESAPIIKFVNALFYQAVKKRASDIHIEVQEKRGEVRFRVDGMLSKNADLDKKVVNLIISRIKVISNLDISEKRIPQDGRTQIKIAGETLDIRVSVLPTFYGERVVMRLLMQSSQIPQINELGFNSELIDDVKKLLRASHGIILVTGPTGSGKTTSLHSFLREVESPEKNLITVEDPVEYKSDNIAQIQVNEKVGLTFASALRSILRQDPDVIMIGEIRDEETAAIAIRAALTGHLVFSTLHTNSAAATISRLADMSVEPFLISSSLLGILAQRLVRVLCVECKVEDALAENFAQDYNLHADAKIFKANGCKSCNYTGYSGRRSIGELLIMNDKIKDLLKTTTDEHTIKTALEADGLKSISFQLSDMLHNGETSLEEAIRIGLGHA, from the coding sequence GTGTTAAAATTAGAGCCTCTGCATAACGTAAAACTTGATATTTATGAGCCTTTGGAATTAGATACGGACTTAAGTGTTAAAAACTATCTTCTCTTTAGTGAGGTAGATAACGAGGTCTGTGCTCTAATTTGTGAGAGATATTTGGTAGAAGCAAGTAACTACTACACAAAACTACAAAATAAATATCCTATTAAAATGCTTGATGAGGACTCTTACGACAGACTCTACAACCGATTTTTAGAACTTCGTACCGACAAAGCAATAGAGACTATGAGAGAAGACTCTAGTGAAGAGGGTGAAGATGCAGACATATCATTAACAGACTTTTTAAGAACTTCATCAGATATTTTAACCTCAGAAGAGTCTGCTCCTATTATTAAGTTTGTAAATGCTCTGTTTTATCAGGCTGTTAAAAAACGGGCTTCGGATATTCATATAGAAGTTCAAGAAAAACGGGGTGAAGTAAGATTTAGAGTTGACGGTATGTTGAGTAAAAATGCAGACTTAGACAAAAAGGTTGTTAACCTCATAATTAGCCGTATCAAAGTTATTTCAAACCTTGATATTTCTGAAAAAAGAATCCCGCAAGATGGGCGAACGCAGATAAAAATTGCCGGAGAGACTTTAGATATTCGTGTCTCTGTTTTGCCGACATTTTATGGTGAGAGAGTTGTTATGAGACTTCTTATGCAAAGTTCTCAAATCCCACAAATAAATGAACTTGGCTTTAACAGCGAACTTATTGACGATGTGAAAAAACTGCTTCGTGCTTCTCATGGAATTATTTTAGTTACAGGACCGACCGGTAGCGGTAAAACAACCTCTCTGCACTCATTCTTGCGTGAAGTTGAATCACCTGAAAAAAACCTTATAACGGTTGAAGACCCTGTTGAATACAAGTCGGACAATATTGCTCAGATTCAGGTAAATGAGAAGGTGGGGCTAACATTTGCTTCGGCTCTTCGCTCTATACTCAGACAAGATCCGGATGTAATAATGATAGGTGAGATTCGTGATGAAGAGACAGCGGCTATTGCTATTCGTGCGGCTCTCACCGGTCACTTGGTGTTCTCAACCTTGCATACAAACTCTGCAGCTGCTACTATCTCAAGACTTGCTGACATGTCGGTAGAACCTTTTTTGATCTCATCTTCTCTTTTGGGAATTCTTGCTCAAAGGTTAGTCCGTGTTTTGTGTGTTGAGTGCAAAGTTGAGGATGCTTTAGCAGAAAATTTCGCGCAAGATTATAACCTACATGCAGATGCAAAAATATTTAAGGCAAATGGGTGTAAAAGTTGTAACTACACCGGATATTCCGGTCGCCGCTCCATAGGTGAGCTTTTAATCATGAATGATAAAATAAAAGATTTGTTAAAAACTACAACAGATGAGCATACTATTAAAACAGCACTTGAAGCTGATGGACTTAAGAGTATCTCATTTCAGCTCTCAGATATGTTGCACAACGGAGAAACATCTTTAGAAGAAGCGATTCGTATCGGTTTAGGGCATGCGTAA
- a CDS encoding PDZ domain-containing protein: MKKIYNSTIISILTKVLILLVVAKALSLVVLWYLPSEGVELNVKENYQPKYQRVDFKNMIQQVKKEIINKPVNSVESVGTNITDMILSGLYGTKSSGFIIIALKAKPKNTEIIAVGEKYNGYILKSIAPMSAILQKNGKEYVLYLEKQESKTTSHITKVQTDDVFDSKREVTREDIATYAKNPKEMWKDISIVEVKDGKNIKGFKVTKINEKSKFAKLGLKVSDVIIKANNVKLNSYKDALDIYKNIDKLDTIQIVVIRNNQEMELVYEIN; encoded by the coding sequence ATGAAAAAAATATATAACTCAACCATTATTTCAATCTTAACAAAGGTTTTGATTTTACTTGTTGTTGCAAAAGCTTTGTCACTTGTAGTTTTATGGTATCTACCAAGCGAAGGAGTTGAACTTAACGTAAAAGAGAATTATCAACCCAAATACCAAAGAGTTGATTTTAAAAATATGATACAACAGGTTAAAAAAGAGATAATAAATAAGCCGGTTAATTCAGTCGAGTCTGTTGGAACAAATATAACTGATATGATTTTAAGTGGTTTGTATGGAACAAAAAGTAGTGGTTTTATTATTATAGCCTTAAAAGCAAAGCCTAAAAATACAGAAATAATTGCTGTTGGTGAAAAATATAATGGGTATATTTTAAAATCAATTGCTCCTATGAGTGCAATACTTCAAAAAAATGGCAAAGAGTATGTTCTTTATCTTGAAAAACAAGAGAGTAAAACTACTTCACATATTACAAAAGTTCAAACTGATGATGTTTTTGATAGTAAAAGAGAAGTGACTCGCGAAGATATAGCTACATATGCAAAAAATCCAAAAGAGATGTGGAAAGATATCTCTATTGTGGAAGTTAAAGATGGAAAAAATATAAAAGGCTTTAAAGTTACGAAGATAAATGAGAAATCTAAGTTTGCCAAACTTGGTTTAAAAGTAAGTGATGTGATAATTAAAGCAAACAATGTAAAATTGAACTCGTATAAAGACGCTTTGGATATTTATAAAAATATAGATAAGTTAGACACAATACAAATAGTGGTAATAAGAAACAATCAAGAGATGGAGTTGGTATATGAGATTAATTAG
- a CDS encoding PulJ/GspJ family protein produces the protein MRKGFTLIEMLISVTILSIMMVFLYKSYASLNNSNDFLEKELNTIKSQQLRKKIIFLDFSLAINKKINIINQDPHVDVVFMQSSNSFHRKHNPYIAYIVKESKLYRLESLQEFKEYPLNRDSVFSVDYLGEVDSFRVYKSKDNLKEAYLIHVEFKKADEILLKVKVLED, from the coding sequence ATGAGAAAAGGTTTTACACTTATTGAGATGCTTATCTCTGTAACTATTTTATCTATTATGATGGTTTTTTTATATAAAAGCTATGCTTCTTTGAACAATTCTAATGACTTTTTAGAAAAAGAGTTAAACACTATAAAAAGCCAACAACTCAGAAAAAAAATTATATTTTTGGACTTCTCTTTAGCAATTAACAAAAAAATAAATATCATAAATCAAGACCCACATGTAGATGTCGTTTTTATGCAAAGTTCAAACTCTTTTCATAGAAAACACAACCCATACATCGCTTATATAGTTAAAGAGTCTAAGCTTTACAGACTTGAATCTCTGCAAGAGTTTAAAGAGTACCCATTAAACCGAGATAGTGTATTTAGCGTAGATTATTTAGGTGAAGTGGATAGTTTTAGAGTCTACAAATCAAAAGATAATCTAAAAGAGGCTTATCTAATACATGTAGAGTTTAAAAAGGCGGATGAGATACTTCTTAAAGTTAAAGTGTTGGAAGATTAA
- a CDS encoding outer membrane beta-barrel protein: MRIFLIITLFFTALLADRDGGPYLGIGYGTAEYSNSDYYDSIAESSSKAMSLYAGAYINKHLSVEVGYAEFGSSDKGFSVEKSSSLSNLSFTAFTFSVLGHYAFFNDVLDTYVRLGAGEIREDELSLKGFSEEYGVGIGVRFNKWLSMKVAYDMYRFKYEEPVSAVKYGMSIDYMYAALEVQF; the protein is encoded by the coding sequence ATGAGAATATTTTTAATAATTACATTGTTTTTTACTGCTTTACTCGCAGACAGAGATGGCGGACCGTATTTAGGGATTGGCTATGGAACTGCTGAGTATAGCAATAGTGATTACTATGACTCCATTGCAGAATCTAGCTCTAAAGCAATGTCCCTTTATGCCGGTGCATACATAAATAAACATCTCTCTGTTGAGGTTGGCTATGCAGAATTCGGCTCTAGTGATAAGGGTTTTAGCGTTGAGAAGAGTAGTAGTCTCAGCAACCTCTCTTTTACGGCCTTTACTTTTAGCGTTTTAGGTCATTATGCTTTTTTTAACGATGTTTTAGACACTTATGTAAGGCTTGGAGCAGGTGAGATTAGAGAGGATGAACTAAGCCTGAAAGGTTTTAGCGAAGAGTATGGAGTAGGTATCGGTGTCAGGTTCAATAAATGGCTAAGTATGAAGGTAGCATACGACATGTACAGATTTAAATATGAAGAACCGGTAAGCGCTGTGAAATATGGCATGTCAATAGACTATATGTACGCTGCTTTGGAGGTTCAGTTTTGA
- a CDS encoding type IV pilus modification PilV family protein codes for MRKGFTLIEVMVAVLIISVVIAALLQMKGNSSHIFFELEKKIKINQFVSFIIENKDYGFENETTTLDKLISDFDLDDDLRRRVKQSKVEVVYQVLERIDMSDIGESDNMEDRVENQAETNMVFEIGKTVLKSDTSSAGLLRLRVQ; via the coding sequence ATGCGTAAAGGCTTTACACTGATTGAAGTTATGGTTGCTGTACTGATTATATCAGTAGTAATCGCAGCCCTTTTGCAGATGAAGGGTAATAGCTCACATATATTTTTTGAGCTTGAAAAAAAAATAAAAATAAACCAGTTTGTCTCATTTATAATTGAAAATAAAGATTATGGATTTGAAAATGAGACCACTACCTTAGACAAGCTTATATCTGATTTTGATCTTGACGATGATTTAAGACGAAGAGTTAAACAGAGTAAGGTGGAAGTAGTCTATCAAGTGCTTGAGAGAATTGACATGAGCGATATAGGTGAGTCAGACAACATGGAAGATAGAGTAGAGAACCAAGCAGAGACTAATATGGTTTTTGAGATAGGAAAAACTGTACTTAAGAGCGATACATCTTCTGCCGGACTGCTAAGGCTTAGAGTTCAATGA
- the gspD gene encoding type II secretion system secretin GspD, producing the protein MRLIRIIFLTLSLVLVLSAREQVNVNFSDLAIDDFIKLISKITNKNILINHKITGVVDFVSSTPIYDDELMDIMISVLESKGFTLIQNGSLYEVVRSTEAASNNVKVEAQDKKLRGSIMVTQAIEVKGENVDIIAAKIRYLISKTAKLMTMKESNTILITDYPKNIETIKKVIKNIDTKNESIVKIIYIKNAEIKKLQARVADISKSLFNDKVESQIVKIIVDDNINGIIVVGNKANVEKVEALVEKLDVESNISKSVEIFNLKNSDVKSVLASLNEIISKQTYTDPALKPNVSMSEEINAVIAVGEPAIIKGIKMIIDELDKEKYQVYVQARIIEINKKNSESLGVKWGFAGGDVSSSGLYAMSANFGDNTLTSVASKSVLDYLGGIGTGARSAFALGATIDFLETNGASKSISNPSILCVNNKESSIYVGKTISVQNASTVGTTGLPTQSFKREEVGLTLKIKPRVSSVDKVTLDVEAILESVTDDGTNNATGQPVTSKQEVKTQAILRHGESIIIGGLVKSYDSESKSKVPLLGDIPFVGDWLFSSTSKSKEEDNLVVILTPYVIEKSEKLSQLQKGLGELAKLQREYNDKVFKDIEERGNVETQKTNTSNNTETKKEEF; encoded by the coding sequence ATGAGATTAATTAGAATAATATTTTTAACACTTAGTTTAGTGTTGGTTTTAAGCGCAAGAGAGCAGGTTAATGTTAATTTTTCAGATTTAGCTATAGATGATTTTATTAAACTAATATCAAAAATTACAAATAAAAATATTTTAATAAACCATAAGATTACAGGAGTTGTAGACTTTGTTAGCAGTACTCCTATTTATGATGATGAACTCATGGATATAATGATATCTGTTTTGGAGTCTAAAGGCTTTACATTAATTCAAAACGGCTCTTTGTATGAAGTGGTCCGCTCAACTGAGGCTGCGAGTAACAATGTTAAAGTTGAAGCTCAAGATAAAAAACTTCGCGGCTCTATTATGGTTACTCAGGCCATAGAGGTTAAGGGAGAAAATGTTGATATAATAGCTGCAAAAATTCGTTATCTTATCTCCAAAACAGCAAAGCTTATGACTATGAAAGAGAGTAATACGATTTTAATTACAGATTACCCTAAAAACATAGAGACTATTAAAAAAGTTATAAAAAATATTGATACAAAGAATGAATCTATAGTAAAAATAATTTACATTAAGAATGCAGAGATAAAAAAACTTCAGGCAAGAGTAGCAGATATTAGTAAGTCACTTTTTAATGATAAAGTGGAGTCTCAGATAGTTAAAATAATAGTAGATGACAATATAAACGGGATTATAGTTGTCGGGAATAAAGCTAATGTTGAAAAAGTAGAGGCTTTGGTAGAAAAACTTGATGTTGAGTCAAATATAAGTAAGAGTGTAGAAATATTTAACCTAAAAAATTCTGATGTAAAATCTGTACTTGCTAGTTTAAATGAAATAATTTCAAAGCAGACATATACAGACCCAGCACTAAAGCCAAATGTTTCAATGAGTGAAGAGATAAATGCCGTTATTGCAGTTGGAGAACCTGCAATTATAAAAGGTATTAAAATGATTATTGATGAGCTTGATAAAGAGAAGTATCAGGTTTATGTTCAAGCTAGAATAATAGAGATAAACAAAAAGAATTCTGAATCATTAGGTGTAAAATGGGGGTTTGCAGGTGGGGATGTGTCATCATCAGGCTTATATGCTATGAGTGCAAATTTTGGTGATAACACTCTAACTAGTGTGGCTTCAAAAAGTGTTTTAGATTATTTAGGAGGTATTGGTACAGGAGCAAGAAGTGCATTTGCTTTGGGGGCTACTATTGACTTTCTTGAGACAAATGGGGCGTCAAAATCAATATCAAATCCATCAATACTATGTGTAAACAACAAAGAGTCATCTATATATGTTGGTAAAACAATTTCTGTTCAAAATGCTTCAACCGTAGGAACTACAGGCTTGCCAACTCAATCATTCAAAAGAGAAGAAGTTGGTCTTACTTTAAAAATTAAACCTCGTGTTTCATCTGTAGATAAGGTTACTTTAGATGTTGAAGCAATACTTGAGAGCGTTACAGATGATGGAACAAACAATGCGACAGGTCAACCTGTAACATCAAAACAAGAGGTAAAGACTCAAGCTATTTTACGTCATGGTGAATCTATCATTATTGGTGGCCTTGTTAAGAGTTATGATAGTGAATCTAAAAGTAAAGTTCCCCTTCTTGGTGATATTCCTTTTGTTGGTGATTGGCTGTTCTCATCTACATCTAAATCAAAAGAAGAAGATAATTTAGTCGTTATTTTAACCCCTTATGTAATAGAGAAGAGTGAAAAGTTGTCTCAACTACAAAAAGGTTTAGGAGAACTTGCAAAACTTCAAAGAGAGTACAACGATAAAGTGTTTAAAGATATAGAAGAGAGAGGAAATGTAGAAACTCAAAAGACAAACACTTCTAATAATACAGAAACAAAAAAAGAGGAATTCTAA
- the tlyA gene encoding 23S rRNA (cytidine-2'-O)-methyltransferase TlyA, which yields MSRLDNYLFENSLAQSRNKAQSLIKDGLVSVNGKVIIKSSYKLEQSDEVLVKEHKEYVSRSAFKLSSFLDELKLHVDGKTALDIGSSTGGFTQVLLEYGASEVTAVDVGKEQLHVSLKEDARVHSYESCDIREFKSDKTFDIVVSDVAFISLLYILDDVDRLANDKIILLFKPQFEVGREAKRDNNGVVLDEKAILNAMIKFEDACKLKGWKRILKSASKLTGKEGNLEYCYCYEK from the coding sequence TTGAGCAGGTTAGATAATTATCTTTTTGAGAACTCACTTGCACAAAGCAGAAACAAAGCACAGAGCCTAATAAAAGATGGATTGGTAAGTGTAAACGGGAAAGTTATTATAAAAAGCTCATATAAACTAGAGCAGAGCGATGAAGTTCTTGTAAAAGAGCATAAAGAGTATGTCTCTCGTTCAGCTTTTAAACTTAGCAGTTTTCTTGATGAATTGAAATTACATGTAGATGGTAAAACAGCATTAGATATAGGCTCATCAACAGGCGGATTTACACAGGTTCTTTTGGAATATGGTGCTAGCGAAGTGACTGCTGTAGACGTTGGAAAAGAACAGTTACATGTAAGCCTTAAAGAAGATGCAAGAGTCCACTCTTATGAGAGCTGTGACATCAGAGAGTTTAAGAGTGACAAAACATTTGATATAGTCGTAAGTGATGTTGCTTTTATATCACTGCTATACATTTTAGATGATGTTGATAGATTGGCAAATGATAAAATAATTTTGCTGTTTAAGCCACAGTTCGAAGTAGGGCGTGAAGCAAAAAGGGACAACAACGGTGTTGTTCTCGATGAAAAAGCAATACTAAATGCGATGATAAAATTTGAAGATGCCTGTAAATTAAAGGGGTGGAAACGAATTTTGAAATCTGCTTCAAAACTAACTGGTAAGGAGGGAAATCTTGAATACTGCTATTGCTATGAAAAATAG
- a CDS encoding tRNA pseudouridine(13) synthase TruD, protein MRKREYLDTTQDISFKFFQTPDDFMVDEVMCTEFKGKGNYLIIHVKKVELTTWDMVAIFAEYFGIPAQKIGYAGLKDKHATTTQYLSVDASYEKMLKKFHHKQIKILKTIRHSHSIRMGDLCGNRFSVNLHFVDNIDSGKIEKCARKIAKNGLPNYFGYQRFGRDNDSIKQAQEMIKGEIFIEDSKIKNFLISIYQSTFFNDWLRERVELSREKNDGKYLLLDGDVYQDSKGNLSTPKIMPTRDFENKKLVPTGLLCGRDTFRARDEAREIEKEYDDEFLQEKGYRREALIYPKDIECNYVRKQTMLNISFTLPKGSYATVFLESIANKNYTAKDVKPKIKQK, encoded by the coding sequence ATGAGAAAAAGAGAATATTTAGATACAACACAAGATATAAGTTTTAAGTTTTTCCAAACACCGGATGATTTTATGGTTGATGAAGTTATGTGCACAGAGTTTAAGGGCAAAGGGAACTACTTAATTATACATGTAAAAAAAGTTGAACTTACAACTTGGGACATGGTAGCGATTTTTGCAGAGTACTTTGGTATTCCTGCGCAAAAGATTGGTTATGCAGGATTAAAAGATAAACATGCGACAACAACGCAATATCTGTCTGTTGACGCTTCGTATGAAAAGATGCTTAAAAAATTTCACCACAAACAGATTAAAATATTAAAGACAATAAGACACTCACACTCTATTAGAATGGGTGATTTGTGCGGGAATAGATTTAGTGTAAATTTACATTTTGTTGATAATATCGATTCAGGCAAGATTGAGAAGTGTGCACGAAAAATTGCTAAAAATGGTTTGCCAAATTACTTCGGTTACCAGAGATTTGGGCGTGATAACGACTCAATAAAACAAGCTCAGGAGATGATAAAAGGTGAAATATTTATAGAAGATTCAAAGATTAAAAACTTTTTAATCTCTATTTATCAGAGTACATTTTTTAATGACTGGCTGAGAGAGAGAGTAGAACTCTCACGTGAAAAAAATGATGGTAAATATTTACTTCTTGATGGAGATGTTTACCAAGATAGTAAAGGCAACCTATCTACTCCTAAAATTATGCCCACAAGAGACTTTGAAAATAAAAAACTGGTTCCTACCGGGCTTTTATGTGGTAGAGATACTTTTCGTGCAAGAGATGAAGCAAGAGAGATAGAAAAAGAGTACGATGACGAGTTTTTACAAGAAAAAGGGTACAGAAGAGAAGCACTGATTTACCCTAAAGATATAGAGTGTAATTATGTTAGAAAGCAAACAATGTTAAATATCTCTTTTACACTTCCAAAAGGCTCTTATGCAACAGTTTTTTTAGAAAGTATTGCGAACAAGAACTATACAGCTAAAGATGTAAAGCCAAAAATTAAACAAAAATAA